The following are from one region of the Verrucomicrobiota bacterium genome:
- a CDS encoding MBL fold metallo-hydrolase: protein MKDQVPLDPAARADTPPQADDPTPEFAPELAYRRLMMVNVVFAGRSGAGDRQWTLIDAGVPGTTGLIEHAARERFGGDSRPAAIIMTHGHFDHIGGLEKLARRWDAPIYAHELELPYLNGSAAYPPPDALAGGGLMPLLSPLFPRGPIDVSRWLHALPPDGSVPSMPGWRWIHTPGHTPGHVSFWREADRALIAGDAFITTGQESAYSVAVQKPEMHGPPMYFTPDWVSARESVRKLAALEPEVVVTGHGRPMQGEAMRTALHTLARDFDEVAVPKHGRYTGRPATAEDGTAYREP, encoded by the coding sequence ATGAAAGATCAAGTCCCGCTCGACCCTGCAGCCCGCGCGGATACACCTCCGCAGGCCGATGATCCCACCCCGGAATTCGCGCCCGAACTCGCGTACCGGCGCTTAATGATGGTTAACGTCGTCTTCGCCGGCCGGTCTGGGGCGGGTGACCGGCAATGGACGCTGATCGATGCCGGCGTGCCCGGCACGACCGGTCTGATCGAGCATGCCGCCCGGGAAAGGTTTGGCGGCGATTCAAGGCCGGCGGCGATCATTATGACGCATGGGCATTTTGACCACATCGGCGGCCTGGAAAAGCTCGCCCGAAGATGGGATGCCCCGATCTACGCTCACGAATTGGAACTGCCCTATCTCAATGGCAGCGCTGCGTACCCGCCGCCGGACGCGTTGGCCGGGGGCGGCCTTATGCCCCTGCTCTCGCCGTTGTTCCCGCGCGGCCCGATCGATGTGAGCCGGTGGCTGCACGCGCTGCCCCCGGATGGCAGCGTGCCGTCGATGCCGGGTTGGCGCTGGATTCACACTCCGGGCCATACCCCCGGGCACGTCTCGTTCTGGCGCGAAGCCGACCGTGCCCTCATCGCCGGAGATGCGTTCATCACCACCGGCCAGGAATCGGCCTACTCCGTGGCGGTCCAGAAACCGGAAATGCACGGGCCGCCGATGTATTTCACGCCGGATTGGGTTTCAGCGCGGGAATCGGTCCGCAAACTGGCCGCGCTGGAGCCCGAGGTGGTGGTAACCGGCCATGGCCGGCCCATGCAGGGAGAAGCAATGCGCACCGCACTTCATACCCTCGCCCGGGACTTTGACGAGGTCGCCGTTCCGAAGCACGGCCGGTACACCGGCCGACCGGCTACGGCGGAAGACGGGACCGCTTACCGGGAGCCTTAG
- a CDS encoding redoxin domain-containing protein, with translation MPKRSSSWLKRVLSVLFVMTAMLPVMPSRADQTGKAAPDWQLSDVNGKPLKLADFKGKVVVLDFWATWCPPCRAEIPGLVAIQKKYANQGLSIIGISLDEQGPTVVKPFIDRFAINYPVVMGNEKVLTDYGGISAIPTTFVIDREGNVVAAHEGYTDQATFESEIKPLLAAGARS, from the coding sequence ATGCCTAAACGCTCATCGAGTTGGTTGAAACGAGTCCTTTCAGTTCTGTTCGTGATGACCGCCATGTTGCCGGTCATGCCGTCAAGAGCTGACCAGACGGGGAAAGCAGCGCCGGATTGGCAACTGAGCGACGTGAACGGGAAACCGCTGAAGCTCGCGGACTTCAAGGGCAAGGTGGTCGTACTGGATTTCTGGGCCACCTGGTGCCCGCCGTGCCGCGCGGAAATCCCCGGCCTTGTTGCAATCCAGAAGAAATACGCGAACCAGGGGTTAAGTATTATCGGCATATCGCTTGATGAGCAGGGGCCCACGGTGGTGAAACCGTTTATCGACCGCTTTGCCATCAATTACCCCGTCGTCATGGGCAATGAAAAGGTTCTGACCGACTACGGGGGCATATCGGCGATTCCGACGACGTTCGTCATTGATCGCGAAGGGAACGTGGTCGCGGCTCACGAGGGCTATACGGATCAAGCGACATTCGAGTCAGAAATCAAACCCTTGCTGGCGGCGGGAGCGC